DNA from Demetria terragena DSM 11295:
AGGCTTGCCCGGCCACCCAGAGTTGGGCGTACTGTGCAGGACCCGCACGTGTGGTCGGGAAGCAGCCCATTCGTGCAGGCGCTCCCGCGTCCCGTCGGTCGAGTCGTCGTCGGCGAAAATCACCTCGAACTCTGTGGAGGGCATGGACTGCTGGTCGATGCTCGTGAGGAGCTCGGTGATATCAGTGCCCGGGTTGTATACCGCAACCACGAGCGTTACTTTCACGGCCAAGACTATTTCTCCCCCAACGTCACCTGACGGTATTTTTGCCACTTCACCCTACTCCGGCCATTCGGGTCAGTCTAAAACCCGCTTCAGGAGGTACGGCTCGCCACGGCGAGCGGCAGTGCCTCCAGGGCATCCCGCGCGTCTGAGGCGGGAAGGGTACGCGCCAAGTCGGCGGCCCGTCTGGCAAGACGCTGAGTGTGCTCCCGCGCCTGCTCGATCGCCGGGTGCGCGCGCAACAGGCCTAACGCCTCCGCGTGCAGCGCGTCATCGACCAACGGCTCGGAGATCAACTCACGCAAGCGCGCGCTGCCCTGGTCGGTGGACTGCCGCGCATAGAGCACGGGCAGCGTGAGTACGCCTTCGCGCAGGTCGGTCCCGGGTGTTTTGCCCGATTCCTCCGCGTCGCTGACAATGTCGAGAATGTCATCGGAGAGTTGGAAAACCATCCCGATCAGTTCGCCATATTCGCGCAGGGTGTCGATGCGCTCCGACGGGCACCCGGCAAACATCGCGCCATACCGAGCGGCGGTCGCGATCAGCACACCGGTCTTGTCCGCCAGCACCTTCAGGTAATGCTCAAGCGGGTTCGCCTCATCGGTGGACTGGCGGTCGTCCTGAATCTGCCCGGCACACAGCCGGACGAAGGTCTGCGCCTGGATCAGCACAGCCTCCGCACC
Protein-coding regions in this window:
- a CDS encoding polyprenyl synthetase family protein, with protein sequence MTTPTAMAGLPAVSPALGKKLLEGLELVDQRLREVVDHDDPFIADASGHLVEAGGKRFRPMLTLLAAEIGEGRSPEVVDAAVGVELTHLASLYHDDVMDEATLRRGVASANAAYDNSTAILVGDLLFGRASEIVAGLGAEAVLIQAQTFVRLCAGQIQDDRQSTDEANPLEHYLKVLADKTGVLIATAARYGAMFAGCPSERIDTLREYGELIGMVFQLSDDILDIVSDAEESGKTPGTDLREGVLTLPVLYARQSTDQGSARLRELISEPLVDDALHAEALGLLRAHPAIEQAREHTQRLARRAADLARTLPASDARDALEALPLAVASRTS